From a single Mycolicibacterium moriokaense genomic region:
- a CDS encoding glycoside hydrolase 5 family protein has protein sequence MHRRTALKLPLYLAAAAALTKIPLASAAEGRWSAERAHAWYEAQGWLLGANYVTSNAVNQIEMFQAGTYDPRRIDGELSVARRIGMNTMRVFLHDQLWATDRAGFSRRLSEFVAIAASHHIKPLFVLFDSCWDPLPRAGRQRAPIKGVHNSGWVQSPGAHRLQDPAYTRVLQSYVTGVVGLFRNDPRVLGWDVWNEPDNPARDYKNVEHPDKLELVEAFLPHVFQWVRAVNPVQPLTSGVWQGHWRDPAGRSSIASLQLELSDVISFHSYGDPGEFEARIDELTPLGRPIICTEYLARQLGSTVEGILPIAKRRNVGAYNWGFVAGRTQTYYPWDSWQKPYTTLPQTWFSDLIHPDGRAHDDNEIRFIQKLAGVARPT, from the coding sequence GTGCACCGCAGAACCGCCCTGAAACTGCCGTTGTACCTGGCAGCAGCCGCGGCACTGACCAAAATCCCCCTCGCCTCGGCTGCGGAAGGTCGATGGTCGGCTGAGCGTGCTCACGCCTGGTACGAGGCTCAGGGTTGGCTACTCGGCGCGAACTACGTCACCTCGAACGCCGTCAACCAGATCGAGATGTTCCAGGCGGGCACGTACGACCCGCGACGTATCGACGGCGAGCTCAGCGTCGCCAGGCGCATCGGGATGAACACGATGCGGGTGTTCCTCCATGATCAGCTGTGGGCCACCGACCGGGCGGGGTTCAGCCGCCGGCTCTCCGAGTTCGTCGCGATCGCGGCGAGCCACCACATCAAGCCGCTCTTCGTGCTGTTCGACTCGTGCTGGGATCCGTTACCGCGGGCGGGCCGTCAACGCGCGCCGATCAAGGGGGTGCACAACTCCGGCTGGGTGCAGAGTCCGGGGGCGCACCGGTTGCAGGATCCGGCGTACACCCGCGTCCTGCAGAGCTATGTCACCGGCGTCGTGGGACTGTTCCGTAACGATCCGCGCGTCCTCGGCTGGGACGTCTGGAACGAGCCGGACAATCCGGCGCGCGACTACAAAAATGTGGAACACCCGGACAAGCTGGAACTCGTCGAGGCGTTCCTGCCCCACGTCTTCCAATGGGTGCGGGCCGTCAATCCGGTTCAACCGCTGACCAGCGGTGTGTGGCAGGGCCATTGGCGGGACCCCGCCGGCCGCAGCTCGATCGCCAGCCTGCAACTCGAGCTCTCGGACGTGATCAGCTTCCACAGCTACGGCGATCCCGGCGAGTTCGAGGCCCGCATCGACGAGCTCACCCCGCTGGGACGGCCCATCATCTGCACCGAGTACCTGGCCCGACAGCTGGGCAGCACTGTGGAGGGGATTCTTCCGATCGCCAAGCGGCGCAACGTCGGCGCGTACAACTGGGGCTTCGTCGCCGGACGGACGCAGACCTACTATCCGTGGGACTCGTGGCAGAAGCCGTACACCACGCTTCCCCAGACATGGTTCAGCGATCTCATCCACCCTGACGGACGGGCCCACGACGACAACGAGATTCGCTTCATTCAAAAGCTCGCGGGAGTGGCCCGCCCCACCTGA
- a CDS encoding nuclear transport factor 2 family protein, with the protein MQDADGILRALLDQWKNGIDAHDPALVASVFSDQAIFQGLRPYSVGPQGVYDYYDTQPPGMTVDYQILESRRLSFDMALGYVAAEFAYHDRESVHLRIGVVVIRTSKDWQIVSYQASPAPK; encoded by the coding sequence GTGCAGGACGCTGACGGGATTCTGCGCGCGCTGCTGGACCAGTGGAAGAACGGGATCGACGCTCACGATCCGGCATTGGTGGCCAGCGTATTCAGCGACCAGGCGATTTTTCAGGGGCTGCGCCCGTACAGCGTTGGGCCGCAGGGAGTTTACGACTACTACGACACGCAGCCACCGGGGATGACGGTCGACTACCAGATCCTGGAATCCCGTCGGCTCAGCTTCGATATGGCGCTCGGCTACGTGGCTGCGGAGTTCGCGTATCACGACCGGGAGTCCGTACACCTGCGTATCGGCGTCGTCGTCATCCGCACGAGCAAGGACTGGCAGATCGTGTCCTACCAGGCCAGTCCTGCGCCGAAGTGA
- a CDS encoding SDR family NAD(P)-dependent oxidoreductase — translation MNTSTRVAIITGASQGIGAGLVQGYRNLGYAVVANSRHIGESDDPMVLTVAGDISAPGVGQRIVDAAMQRFGRVDTVVNNAGIFIAKPFTEYTDADYEAITGVNTRGFFEVTRSALKVMQAGGHIVTISTSLVDQASSKAPSALASLTKGGLNAATKALAVEYAGRGIRANSVALGVISTPMHDPSTHEALASLNPMERLGHVDDAVDAVLYLEQAGFVTGDIVHVDGGQSAGR, via the coding sequence ATGAATACTTCGACTCGAGTCGCCATCATCACCGGTGCCTCCCAGGGCATCGGTGCCGGACTGGTGCAGGGGTACCGCAACCTGGGCTACGCCGTCGTCGCCAACTCCCGACATATCGGCGAGAGCGACGACCCGATGGTGCTCACAGTTGCAGGTGACATCTCGGCGCCAGGCGTCGGCCAACGCATAGTCGACGCCGCGATGCAACGGTTCGGTCGTGTCGACACCGTGGTCAACAACGCCGGTATCTTCATCGCCAAACCGTTCACCGAATACACCGACGCCGATTACGAGGCGATCACCGGAGTGAACACGCGAGGCTTCTTCGAGGTCACCCGTTCCGCATTGAAGGTGATGCAAGCAGGCGGCCACATCGTCACCATCTCCACCAGTTTGGTCGACCAGGCCAGTTCGAAAGCGCCGTCGGCGCTGGCTTCGCTGACGAAGGGTGGACTCAACGCTGCGACCAAGGCGCTGGCAGTCGAGTACGCCGGTCGCGGGATCCGGGCCAACTCGGTCGCTCTCGGGGTGATCAGCACACCGATGCATGACCCGTCGACGCACGAGGCCCTGGCATCGCTGAATCCCATGGAGCGACTCGGGCACGTCGACGACGCCGTCGACGCGGTGTTGTACCTCGAGCAGGCCGGCTTCGTCACCGGCGACATCGTGCACGTGGACGGTGGTCAAAGTGCAGGACGCTGA